A single region of the Colletotrichum destructivum chromosome 12, complete sequence genome encodes:
- a CDS encoding Putative MULE transposase domain, FHY3/FAR1 family: protein METAPGNPALVFLDDCLPPESDYESRDDLILSINNWAAARGYAFTTGRSTKEKSGRRTITYSCDRSCQPPSKTTARQRRTTSRGTGCQFSVLAKESLDKSTWSLRHRPDKRFSSHNHPPSQHPSAHPTHRKLTEEEFAKVAGLSHAGVAPRDIRTYIRQTTNSVATQQDIYNHIAAVKRDIRGGQTSIHALANQLDEEGFWSRMQFAPDGRVTAVLFAHPDSLALLQAYPDVMLLDCTYKTNKYGMPLLDIVGVDACQRSFCIAFAFLSGETEDDYTWALERVRSLYDQCNASMPAVILTDRCLACINAVATVFPSSASLLCLWHANKAVLQHCYSAFDLAKKKTTSGSAASKSSTNNWEEFYKSRHLIISSPSEITFQERVSQLEERYLTDHLEEVGYVTSFWLDPYKEKLVKAWVDQHTHFGNVATSRVEGIHALLKSHLKRSTLDLFEAWRAMKHALLNQLSDLRSNQAKQQTRIPVELSGSFYGAVLGWVSHEALRKVEEQRKLLSKHEPSHSAICTGAFSRVYGLPCLHKLKALQERNLVLLREHFHVHWHLRREGAPQLLLEPRQRIEPRLQLESSRIPKSSTRREPSGFEIVEVASRAPSTCSRCHVVGHTMTSKACPLRYSHLLPEQEPTPGPASTPSAVYATASKVTESLPLNALQSMSALAQPTTDRAVEARMSPPEMPPPSQRSPSPSRSRYDSPQAIYGRYCAARTAWYAAQPRGSVKTNQEYRRAMGLPLRYGKKCYEWCLDYKQMNRRCTTSKGSRDWLKEEMMAYLDWDKAEQERVDELVVAEEGEDPFLNSRRGMGDIWKRAERDNAEQEALYAEGQPGECIMVKS from the coding sequence ATGGAAACAGCCCCAGGAAATCCAGCACTCGTATTTTTGGACGACTGTCTACCTCCTGAAAGCGATTACGAATCACGCGATGACCTCATACTGTCAATTAACAActgggcggcagcaagggGATACGCCTTCACGACCGGGAGATCAACCAAAGAGAAAAGTGGACGACGGACGATTACGTATTCGTGCGATCGGTCATGCCAGCCTCCAAGCAAAACAACAGCGCGCCAAAGACGAACTACGAGTAGGGGAACCGGTTGTCAGTTTTCCGTGCTTGCCAAGGAATCTTTGGATAAAAGCACGTGGAGCTTGAGACACCGACCCGACAAACGATTTTCTTCTCATAATCATCCCCCAAGCCAGCATCCGTCTGCTCACCCAACGCATCGCAAGCTGACAGAGGAGGAATTTGCGAAAGTAGCTGGCCTTTCACATGCTGGCGTAGCGCCCAGGGATATCCGGACATACATACGACAAACGACAAACTCTGTAGCAACCCAACAGGATATCTACAACCATATTGCAGCCGTCAAACGAGATATTCGTGGAGGGCAGACCTCGATCCATGCACTTGCCAATCAGCTTGACGAGGAAGGCTTCTGGAGTCGAATGCAGTTTGCACCAGATGGCCGGGTTACAGCTGTCTTATTCGCCCACCCAGATTCCCTAGCCCTTCTACAAGCCTACCCAGACGTAATGCTGTTGGACTGCACCTATAAGACCAACAAGTACGGTATGCCGCTTCTTGACATAGTTGGCGTCGACGCTTGCCAACGATCCTTCTGTATTGCGTTCGCATTTCTCAGTGGCGAAACAGAAGACGATTATACCTGGGCTTTGGAGCGGGTCAGGTCCCTGTATGATCAGTGCAACGCCAGCATGCCCGCGGTTATCCTCACAGATCGCTGCTTAGCATGCATTAATGCTGTAGCCACTGTCTTTCCCTCTTCGGCATCTTTGCTTTGCCTCTGGCATGCAAACAAGGCGGTGCTTCAGCATTGCTATTCTGCGTTCGACCTTGCCAAGAAGAAAACAACCAGTGGCTCCGCAGCGTCAAAGTCATCGACTAACAACTGGGAAGAGTTCTACAAGTCCCGGCATTTGATTATTAGCTCGCCGTCTGAGATAACCTTCCAGGAGCGTGTTTCCCAACTCGAGGAACGTTATCTTACGGACCAtctcgaagaagtcggcTACGTTACATCCTTTTGGCTTGACCCATACAAGGAGAAGCTAGTGAAAGCCTGGGTTGATCAGCACACCCATTTTGGCAACGTGGCTACCTCGCGGGTTGAAGGCATTCATGCTCTGCTGAAATCGCACTTAAAGAGATCCACGTTGGATCTGTTTGAGGCCTGGCGAGCGATGAAGCACGCGTTACTCAATCAGCTGTCGGATCTCAGATCTAATCAAGCCAAACAACAGACAAGAATCCCGGTCGAGCTTTCGGGATCATTTTATGGCGCAGTACTTGGCTGGGTATCGCATGAAGCCCTCCGCAAAGTAGAAGAACAACGGAAGCTGCTCTCGAAGCATGAGCCATCCCATTCTGCGATCTGTACGGGGGCCTTCTCTCGAGTGTACGGTCTGCCATGCTTACACAAATTGAAGGCTTTACAAGAACGAAATCTTGTTCTGCTACGTGAACACTTCCATGTGCATTGGCATCTGAGGCGCGAAGGAGCGCCGCAGCTGTTGCTAGAGCCTCGCCAGCGAATCGAGCCCAGGTTGCAGTTGGAGAGCTCCCGAATTCCGAAGTCAAGCACTAGGCGAGAGCCAAGTGGGTTTGAAATCGTTGAAGTTGCGTCACGGGCCCCAAGCACATGTAGTAGGTGTCATGTGGTTGGTCATACCATGACTTCAAAGGCGTGCCCTCTGCGATACTCGCATTTATTGCCCGAGCAAGAGCCTACTCCGGGTCCAGCCTCGACGCCAAGTGCGGTCTATGCCACTGCATCTAAAGTCACAGAAAGCCTTCCTTTGAACGCCTTACAGTCCATGTCTGCCTTGGCTCAACCGACTACAGATAGAGCAGTGGAAGCCAGGATGTCACCACCGGAGatgccaccaccatcacaGCGTTCGCCTTCACCCTCGCGGTCGAGATACGATTCACCTCAGGCAATATACGGACGGTACTGTGCAGCGAGAACCGCCTGGTATGCTGCCCAGCCTCGTGGAAGTGTCAAAACAAACCAGGAGTATCGGAGGGCAATGGGACTTCCCCTGCGGTACGGAAAGAAGTGCTATGAGTGGTGTCTTGACTACAAGCAGATGAACAGACGCTGCACCACCTCCAAGGGGTCAAGGGATTGGCTCAAGGAGGAAATGATGGCTTATCTAGACTGGGACAAAGCTGAACAGGAACGGGTTGATGAGCTTGTCGTCgcagaagagggagaagaccCTTTTCTGAACAGCAGGAGAGGTATGGGGGACATCTGGAAACGAGCCGAGAGAGATAATGCCGAACAAGAGGCGTTGTATGCCGAGGGTCAGCCCGGAGAGTGTATCATGGTTAAATCGTGA